One stretch of Arachis duranensis cultivar V14167 chromosome 1, aradu.V14167.gnm2.J7QH, whole genome shotgun sequence DNA includes these proteins:
- the LOC107483039 gene encoding uncharacterized protein LOC107483039, translated as MYVMLDKEKKSWIVSILELRHSNPCSAKKAIHYREYQELTMHAKSIITDNDEAGIRPNKTHGLPFASFVGVNHHGKSTLLGCALLGSEDIPSFEWEGLTGYCPPTMHLAHNEEVIIQARRTTMRIDGSGFQYSSRVNFGPCKKFGSTGLLCCHTLPVWSYYKVDIVPSCYVLPRWSKNVIRKHTYVKSSHDVAQTNESHNLFRDLCSEFYNIAQEFIGCDEEVAILQSAIWDAKSKLNDYCASMRSTTLAATQNTMATQGTSDAIEHDIQGPLRVKTKGRLKTKRLGAELDKLIKKAMQKKKRKSHLDVVDLQTDNEHHGLVNEIFKDSTT; from the exons ATGTATGTCATGCTGGACAAGGAGAAGAAAAGTTGGATTGTGTCTATATTAGAATTGAGGCATTCTAACCCCTGTTCGGCTAAGAAAGCTATCCACTATCGTGAGTACCAGGAGTTGACCATGCATGCTAAGTCCATCATTACGGATAACGACGAGGCTGGAATAAGACCCAACAAGAC GCATGGTCTACCGTTTGCATCCTTTGTCGGTGTAAACCACCATGGGAAGTCTACTCTTCTTGGTTGTGCTTTACTTGGGAGCGAGGACATCCCTAGTTTTGAGTGG GAAGGTCTTACTGGATACTGTCCACCGACGATGCATCTGGCACATAATGAAGAAGTCATAATTCAAGCTCGGAGG ACCACTATGCGAATCGACGGAAGTGGGTTCCAATATTCTTCAAGAGTGAATTTTGGGCCG TGCAAGAAGTTTGGATCCACTGGTTTATTGTGTTGCCACACCCTTCCTGTGTGGTCATACTACAAAGTTGACATAGTACCGAGCTGCTATGTGCTTCCTCGATGGAGTAAGAACGTCATCCGCAAGCACACCTACGTCAAGAGTAGCCATGATGTGGCTCAGACCAATGAAAGTCACAACCTGTTCAGGGATTTGTGTTCAGAGTTCTACAACATTGCCCAGGAGTTTATTGGTTGTGATGAAGAAGTAGCCATCTTGCAATCTGCCATTTGGGATGCAAAGTCCAAGTTGAATGATTACTGTGCCAGCATGCGTTCCACTACTTTAGCTGCGACTCAGAATACAATGGCCACACAGGGCACGAGCGATGCTATTGAACATGACATACAGGGACCCTTAAGAGTTAAAACTAAAGGACGGCTGAAGACTAAGAGACTTGGAGCAGAGTTGGACAAGTTAATTAAGAAAGCGATgcaaaaaaagaagaggaaatcGCATCTG GATGTTGTTGACCTTCAGACAGATAATGAGCATCATGGTCTTGTGAATGAAATATTTAAGGATTCTACTACTTGA